The sequence TGTATGTGGTCACCATGGCATTGGGATGATGCGAAAAAATTATGAGCGTATCCAATGTTTGTGTGGCTTACAAGATGGTTTGTGCCCGTGCGTTCGCTCCCTAAACGGCTTCGCCCGTGCCGCTTGAATGGTGCCGTGCTTCCGAATGAATGAAATGAAAtgacgccccgtttggatcactagaattgaattctattctaataatagtaatttaggcatatatcaaatTAAGCTAATTCACTTTTATACAAACGCCCCGTGAAGGAAATTGGCCGGTCGATCCCAAACAAGGAAGGCTCCTGCTCCTCTGACTCGGATGTTATGCCATTAGCCGGATGTAATTTTCTTCTTAATCCTCGAAAATCCTAGAGGTAATTTAAATTTTCAAACTAGCCTCCTTATATAAATGTCTCTTAGTTTTGTACTCCTTGCGCTCTAAATTAACTGCACGTCTCGCATAACATACTAGCCCTTATATAATATTAATGTTTACCAAATAAACATTATCATTTGAGTCGCATCTTATTTTTGTAGTAAACCTATTTAAAGATGcttttttttttcaaattttaGTTAGATTTGACACACAATATTTAACTCCTCTAAATACAAGATATGTTTATTTATGTATATTTATTCGTGAGACAGAGGAACTACTTCGAGTGTATTAAAAAAGGGTTAGGAGCCTGTGCTCTATTTCGAAAGGACGTGTATATTCACTTGTAAGTCCAACTCCAGCAACGCCGTGTATGTGGATGTGTTGTACTGTTTGAAAAGAGTAATTTTAAATAACGCCGTGTATGCGGATGTGTTGTACTGTTTGAAAAGAGTAATTTTAAATAGAGAGTGAGATAAAGAGTGAAATAAGAGTTTGTTTAAGATAGTCTAAGGACTATAGCTGGTGAATTCCCAGTTTACCACATCGCGTGGTCTCATTCTAGCCACCCAAAAATATGGATACCCGGTacattagagcaactccaatagttttctaaaagacttcctaaatcaataatttaggtagttaacataaaaactattctccaacagttctctaaatgaactttctaaatttaacaacttgtcatctaacctcattttctctctacatttggcaatcatttaacaactccctaaacaaaaatattgactgcattatatagtttttgtgacttatttttttatgtggatagatataaaacaaaattacaacatatatttagagaactattggagaactcacatttttttactccaaaagtcatttagcaacttcttaaatctatgatttagagagctaaaatttacataactattggagttgctcttagctgCCAGCCGTGGTGACGTATAACGAATGACGACGCTCGTTTTCTTCTGGAGAGGCTTCAAAGTCTTAGATTGGGATTTTTTTTATATATGATCATCGTTGGAATACGCTCTGATCTGGCTGAATAAAGGCATAACCTCCCTGGTAACTAGAGAGACGAGAAAAAAAGGCAGGAGCAGACCGCTATTGGGCTAGGCTAAGACCGGTCCAGCAGTTACATATATGTATGGTTATTCAAAACATTGTTTTGTACTGTTCCTATAATGGAGTTTGCATACATGGATAGGTAAGTTGCTGAAATAGTCTAACAAACACTAAAACAATGGAACACACATTCCGTCCAGAAAACCAGTATGTGTTTAGTTGCAACGATAGAACGATTTTTAAATAAGATTGTTTAGTACAGAGTCATAAATTGGGACAGAACCATCTCTAGCTATTCGTCAGAATTAGACGGACAAAATAGGGCAACAGGACGTGGCTGTTCCAGCTGTTCTGTCTCCAACTGTTTCAGTTGCCCTGCAACCAAACACATAACAACGCTGAGCGCTACACGACACTAGAGAAGGGGAACAGGACGAGGTAGGAAGAATGGAAGATGCACATCAAGATGCTCTCTCGTGTTCACCAGAAAATCTGACTCTCTTCTCTGGTGGCTGGGGCAGCAGGATTGCCGGCTTGCCGCCGTGAAACCTCAATTCTGCATTGGCCTGACCAACTCTCAAGGAATTCGATCAGGTATCCCGTTCGGAATTTCAGACATCAATAGTCACCTACTAATGGCCAAAAAAGGACAATCGAGACAAACATAATAATAGATcctttctcctctctctctctcttttttcccTTCTTAATTACCAAGCGTTTGCTTGGGGCGTGATCTCAACAGTATTTCACAATAACAAAAAAAGGGgggaaagggggggggggggggggggggggggaagcaaAAAAATGCAGGTCAACAAGGCTGCTGAACTACATCGCAGTTAGTTTGGTCAAAAATGACAATCGGTAGCAGGTATTTACGCCGTGTTCGGCTGGGAGTCCCTGACCTTATCACAGTGACTGTACCATGTCAGTTGACAGAGCGTGAAGGTCAAGGTCTGCAGTTAGGGTACCAAAAGCTCGGATGCCCTGACCTTATCACCGTGGCTATACCGTGATAGAATGTGAACTCAAACGTCTGCAGTTAGGTACCAGAGGTTCGGATGCTTTTGGAGTACTTCGTACAGTCAAATGGTCCAACATCTTGCGCCTTCCGTTTAACCTGAAGTGGTTTCCAATGGAAAGTTGTTGCATTACACACTGAATGAAAGGTTCGTAAGGAAATCATTTCATCGGTTGAGCTAATTTTGTTCTTGGTAAGGAGACCTTCGCATCTACCAAACTATTCAAATAGTTTCTGAGTAATGTGAATCCAAAGTTTCTACTTTAACATTTGATTTTTTTGTTGGTAAATGTACTGCACATGCAACATCATGGCTTACTGAACAATGAAGTTCCactcgtgttttgaaaaactgtatttcaaatttgaaattttgCAAGAGCATACCGGTGACCAAGGACTCGGTTCTGGAGGTGTTTTGTCAGGAGGAGAATTTTGCACAGCACCGGTCTTTTGTTCCAAAACTTCCTGACAAGAATGTATCACACTCAGCTCAGTGAAAAAAAAGAAATTAGCAAGCTGCTAAATGTTACTACTAGTATTCTATGCTCAGCTAGTCAGTTGCTGGCAAAATACAAGACCAAATTATTGGGTACAATTAGATTTATTGATTCAGTTACTTGTTCGTAAATATTAGTGCTCATTGCCCTGGACTTGTGGAGACCATATAATGCAACATAACCCAGGAAATATGGAAAGCAAAAAATCGCTAGTACCAGGATAATGGATTAGTCGCATGCAACAAATATAAAAAAACCAAAGGCCAAAAACTGGAAAGCTGACTTGTGCTGCCTGTACTAAAGGATTGTCAAGAAATTAGCATGGCAGCAAGTTATGAAAATAAAGGGGAAAAAGAACCCGTAGACTACAATCATTCTCAAGTCACAACTCACAACAGCATGTACTTTACTATTTTTATTAGGTAGCGAGTTATGCAGACCTGCCCACAAGACTCCATGACAGCAAGCCATTCTTCTGTAAATGGTATCAAGTTCTTCAGATGATCTTTACGGATTGTATTTGCCGGTGATCTTTCCAGTGCCTTGTTCTTTCTGTAAAAGATGAGAATGAAACATTTATAAATGCACCTGTAATTTAACTGAATGTATGCAGTCAAATAACCAACAGACATACTCTATATGTGGTGTGTACTGTATAGCTGACAATCTGTTTGTGTCAAGCACCATTTTTTCTtccatatttggttctactaataaagcaTGACGTCTTTCCACACAAGGTGTAGGTGCTTCCAATCTCGTAGAACAATCTGTGGTCCTATAATTGTGAATATGCCCACACCCCACATCTAACAACGGAGTTTCCTTTACAGCTATGGTACTGTTTGTTTGAAGCTCCATTTCACCTTCAGTATTTGGTTCTTTTGACAAAGCAGGTTTAGCTTCATCACACAAAGAATCATTCAAATCTGAATGACTGCCAGCTAGGGCTGGCGTTTCATCGCTTAAACTGTCACAATGTGGCAGCTGGTCTGCACATATTGTAGATACTGATTCCATCAGCATAGGACATTCAATATTCTGGCGATCAAATGAATAAAATCCTTGCAACAAATCAAGAGCTGGAGTGCAACTCCTGCCTTTCGACAAAGAAGCGCTAAGTGCAGTATCTCCAACATTAGAGTTTTCCATGTCCATCGCTGCACTGGGATCACTGACTGACTTGCCTTGACAACTAAGCTCACTAGAGGAGTGTACTTTAGAAGAAATGCAAGAGAGTGACAATTTACTCTCTACAATAGGTTTAGTTGAGGAATAACTGGCTTCAAGCGAGAAAGAATCCTCAACAGGTCGAATGGTTGAGGAACAAATAGCTTCAGGAGCGTAGAAATTATCAAGAGGTTCAATCTCTTTGATATCATCCATTCCTTCTACAAGCAATGTCTCACTATTTCCAGCGtcatctttcttttctaaattcatTGGTTGTGTAGTATCAGTAGCTCCAGTTCCTGCCAATAAGAAATCAGCCTTTGGCATTGCTTGATTATTTACATTTCCAGATTTTTCTAAGTATGTAATGATAACTTTTGACGATGATTCATTTTCTGGAACCACCAAAGATTTGAGATGGCCCTCTCTAGTCACAGGTAGCACAAGATTGGAAGCAACAGTGCCATTGGTTGACAGCTGCTTTGCTAGGTGGAGTCTGCTTTCCTCAGACTGCCTGTATCTGGGAGGTCTATCAAGCGCTGAAGTATTTGAAGAGAAACACCTCCCCACGTTTCTTTTAGCAGCATCACCATGTGGCACATGCGCTTTTTCCTGAACGGATCAGTCAATCAATCATATTCTCACGAATGAGCCCTCACAGGAAATATATAAAACAAAACATGTGTCACAAGTATAAAACCAACAGACTGCAAAGTCACACAATAAGATATTACGAAGCAAAAATACACCAAGAATAGTGCAAGTTGTGCAACAGTGAGCATGATGGACCACAAGGCGCATGGATTTATATATATTGATCGTCCAAGGACTCTCCTTATAGTCATACAAGATTACAACATATCAACAGATTCATATGAACTAATGAAAGAATCCCAACAACTATATCTGGAGAGTGGAGAGAGTGGAAAGGAAAACAATCTTAGGTACCTAATAGACCAATATACAATATGTTGACTAATACGAAACAGTTTTTCAGGTAACTTCCATATCATATTATGTGCTTGCACAATTAATCAACTATGTGTAACTATGTAACATTCAATAATTAAATCTTCCACATGTATCAGCCTCATATTTCCCCATACATTTGATAAGAACTTAGCCAAGAATCACGCATTTGTTTATTTCTCAAAAATTGCTGCCAAGCCAGTATATTGTTGAGAAAATAGGAAATGCACCAATGCATTACACCACAACGAATAAGGCGATGTTCTAAAATGGAAGGACATAATAGTCTACCTGAGTGAAAAAACCAAGTGAAGGTGAAGGCAATCGAAGTGCTGATGGCTTAGCAAGTTTTGACACAGTGCTATCAAAGGGGGTGGATGGGCTAATTTGTGGGTGTGCTGGGTTTTTTTTGCATTTCACAGTGGCTTCTTCATGTATGGCAGTAACAGCAGGCACCTACAAAAGAAAAGTCTGTTTAGGAACACTATTATTAGATATTAACAAAAGATGCAGGCAGATTGGACAAGAGGGGATGCAGACCATATCAGTTATGATGAATTGAATATATAACTCACCACAGCCTTCTCTATGCTAGGTCCAGAAGATACAGGATTGATCTTCAATCTAGCAGGGAATCCAGTTACTCTGTGAACTAGTTCAGCTTTAACTGAAAAAAATAGCAGTATACTGCATCAGATAGCTAGTAACAACACATTAGTGCTAAGAGGCAAGTCAAATAAACATGCTTTATCACTGGGAAATCCTGCATGGTACAGTAAAATAGAATGCCAGACTTTGCCAAAAAGGCAAAAAGTCGGTTTCTTTAGAGCATATACAAAGATTACCTGGAGCTATTTTTTTGTGTGATTCCAAATTGTTTGTCACagatgaagtacttcttgggacctTAGGAAGAGAAGGTCGTAATTGTTTTGGTATTCTTGACATCTGAGATGTAGAAGCAGATGAgttttgtactttcttctgtgtaTATCTAAGTCAAGGC is a genomic window of Zea mays cultivar B73 chromosome 5, Zm-B73-REFERENCE-NAM-5.0, whole genome shotgun sequence containing:
- the LOC103627399 gene encoding uncharacterized protein isoform X2, encoding MASPRRIPSVPARSGNKENISQDGEAPLDFATLPKEGPATTRRKKKLAGFNLRKSIAWNPAFLTEEGVLDNSELSVLTGSQPMANRSPGSGVSSIMSPSCQSGRYGNTYVRKEAAGNSHGKLPARYHRAESQGRKLFSSAKTPQGDNQKESAGTQNRSSARIIQICTPRVPAGSIQKKVQNSSASTSQMSRIPKQLRPSLPKVPRSTSSVTNNLESHKKIAPVKAELVHRVTGFPARLKINPVSSGPSIEKAVVPAVTAIHEEATVKCKKNPAHPQISPSTPFDSTVSKLAKPSALRLPSPSLGFFTQEKAHVPHGDAAKRNVGRCFSSNTSALDRPPRYRQSEESRLHLAKQLSTNGTVASNLVLPVTREGHLKSLVVPENESSSKVIITYLEKSGNVNNQAMPKADFLLAGTGATDTTQPMNLEKKDDAGNSETLLVEGMDDIKEIEPLDNFYAPEAICSSTIRPVEDSFSLEASYSSTKPIVESKLSLSCISSKVHSSSELSCQGKSVSDPSAAMDMENSNVGDTALSASLSKGRSCTPALDLLQGFYSFDRQNIECPMLMESVSTICADQLPHCDSLSDETPALAGSHSDLNDSLCDEAKPALSKEPNTEGEMELQTNSTIAVKETPLLDVGCGHIHNYRTTDCSTRLEAPTPCVERRHALLVEPNMEEKMVLDTNRLSAIQYTPHIEKNKALERSPANTIRKDHLKNLIPFTEEWLAVMESCGQEVLEQKTGAVQNSPPDKTPPEPSPWSPVKRKAQDVGPFDCTKYSKSIRTSGT
- the LOC103627399 gene encoding uncharacterized protein isoform X1; amino-acid sequence: MASPRRIPSVPARSGNKENISQDGEAPLDFATLPKEGPATTRRKKKLAGFNLRKSIAWNPAFLTEEGVLDNSELSVLTGSQPMANRSPGSGVSSIMSPSCQSGRYGNTYVRKEAAGNSHGKLPARYHRAESQGRKLFSSAKTPQGDNQKESAGTQNRSSARIIQICTPRVPAGSIYPNEVLGRIEQALKFFPLITMSRIPKQLRPSLPKVPRSTSSVTNNLESHKKIAPVKAELVHRVTGFPARLKINPVSSGPSIEKAVVPAVTAIHEEATVKCKKNPAHPQISPSTPFDSTVSKLAKPSALRLPSPSLGFFTQEKAHVPHGDAAKRNVGRCFSSNTSALDRPPRYRQSEESRLHLAKQLSTNGTVASNLVLPVTREGHLKSLVVPENESSSKVIITYLEKSGNVNNQAMPKADFLLAGTGATDTTQPMNLEKKDDAGNSETLLVEGMDDIKEIEPLDNFYAPEAICSSTIRPVEDSFSLEASYSSTKPIVESKLSLSCISSKVHSSSELSCQGKSVSDPSAAMDMENSNVGDTALSASLSKGRSCTPALDLLQGFYSFDRQNIECPMLMESVSTICADQLPHCDSLSDETPALAGSHSDLNDSLCDEAKPALSKEPNTEGEMELQTNSTIAVKETPLLDVGCGHIHNYRTTDCSTRLEAPTPCVERRHALLVEPNMEEKMVLDTNRLSAIQYTPHIEKNKALERSPANTIRKDHLKNLIPFTEEWLAVMESCGQEVLEQKTGAVQNSPPDKTPPEPSPWSPVKRKAQDVGPFDCTKYSKSIRTSGT